The following coding sequences are from one Musa acuminata AAA Group cultivar baxijiao chromosome BXJ1-6, Cavendish_Baxijiao_AAA, whole genome shotgun sequence window:
- the LOC135677630 gene encoding probable sulfate transporter 3.3 → MLRQVANPITDPYLFLQLAFTATFFAGLFQASLGILRLGFIIDFLSKATLVGFMAGSAIIVSLQQLRNLLGIVHFTKKMGVVPVMSSVFHNTNEWSWQTAAMGICFLAFLLLARHVGMRRPKLYWISVGAPLASVIVSTLVVFLLKAQNHGISTIGKLRCGLNRPSWDKLLFDGTHLSATMKTGLVTGIISLAEGIASGRTFASLRSYKVDGNKEMMAIGLMNIVGSCASCYVSTGAFSRSAVNHNAGCKTAMSNVVMATTVMVTLLLLMPLFAYTPNVVLAAIIIAAVVGLVDVAAACNIWKLDKVDFLVCLSSFLGVVFVSVQQGLAIAIGLSTFRILLQITRPKMIAVGNIPGTSIYRDMHQYKEAKGVPGFLILAIEAPINFSNTTYLNERITRWIENETNETTMEDKEASLRFLILDLSAVPTVDTSGITFLNELKKSTEKDGLELIFVNPMGEVMEKLQRANKIHEFLGVGSLYLTIGEAVISLSPFIKESA, encoded by the exons ATGCTGCGGCAGGTGGCGAACCCCATCACCGACCCCTACCTCTTCCTTCAGCTGGCCTTCACCGCCACCTTCTTCGCCGGCCTCTTCCAAGCGTCTCTCGGGATATTAAG GTTGGGATTCATCATCGACTTCCTGTCCAAAGCTACGTTGGTCGGGTTCATGGCCGGATCTGCCATCATAGTCTCTCTCCAGCAGCTCAGAAACCTCCTGGGGATCGTCCATTTCACCAAGAAGATGGGCGTGGTTCCGGTGATGAGCTCTGTCTTCCACAACACCAATGAG TGGTCATGGCAAACGGCAGCGATGGGGATCTGCTTCCTGGCCTTCCTGCTTCTGGCGAGACACGTG GGCATGAGAAGGCCAAAGCTGTACTGGATCTCAGTTGGAGCTCCACTGGCTTCCGTCATCGTCTCCACACTCGTAGTCTTCCTGCTCAAAGCTCAGAATCATGGAATCAGCACT ATCGGGAAGCTGAGATGTGGCCTGAATCGTCCATCGTGGGACAAATTACTGTTCGACGGTACCCACTTGAGCGCCACCATGAAAACTGGGCTCGTTACAGGGATCATCTCCCTCGCT GAAGGAATCGCGAGTGGAAGAACCTTTGCTTCGTTGAGGAGCTACAAGGTCGACGGGAACAAGGAGATGATGGCCATCGGACTGATGAACATCGTGGGTTCTTGCGCCTCCTGCTACGTCTCCACGG GCGCCTTCTCCCGCTCGGCTGTGAACCACAACGCAGGGTGCAAGACGGCCATGTCGAACGTGGTGATGGCGACGACGGTGATGGTGACGCTCCTCCTCCTCATGCCCCTGTTCGCCTACACTCCAAACGTCGTGCTCGCCGCCATCATAATCGCAGCAGTCGTCGGCCTGGTCGACGTCGCCGCCGCATGCAACATATGGAAGCTGGATAAGGTCGACTTCCTTGTCTGCTTGTCTTCGTTCCTCGGCGTCGTCTTCGTCTCGGTGCAACAGGGCCTTGCGATCGCG ATTGGTTTGTCGACATTTAGGATCCTTCTCCAGATCACAAGACCAAAGATGATTGCCGTAGGTAACATTCCAGGGACGAGTATCTACAGAGACATGCATCAGTACAAGGAAGCTAAAGGAGTCCCTGGGTTCCTCATTCTTGCCATTGAAGCCCCCATTAACTTCTCCAACACCACTTATCTGAACGAAAG GATAACAAGGTGGATAGAGAATGAAACCAATGAAACCACCATGGAAGATAAAGAAGCTAGTCTTCGGTTTCTAATCCTAGATTTGTCAG CTGTGCCAACAGTGGATACCAGTGGAATCACATTTCTAAATGAGTTAAAGAAGTCAACAGAGAAAGATGGCCTTGAG CTTatctttgtgaatccaatgggagAAGTCATGGAGAAACTTCAAAGAGCAAATAAAATACATGAGTTTCTTGGAGTGGGTTCCCTTTACCTGACAATAGGGGAGGCAGTGATCTCACTTTCTCCATTCATCAAGGAGTCTGCTTAA